One window of the Triticum dicoccoides isolate Atlit2015 ecotype Zavitan chromosome 3B, WEW_v2.0, whole genome shotgun sequence genome contains the following:
- the LOC119276961 gene encoding RGG repeats nuclear RNA binding protein A-like, with protein MTSLNQFDLLGDVDNDDPSQLLAAAAAAAAKKAQANKTEAAPAGKAAQTAAAAKLPTKSAPPAQAGRDARSGGPPSRGGFGRGEPGRGRGGGRYGQNRDFGSENTNGYQGGYGGVGSGDGAVTGGGDGERGPRPYRGGGGRRGGYRNGEFGDDSERPPRRNYERHSGTGRGQGMKRDGAGRGNWGSSTDEGLAQETDEALKIEDNAPIAEKQGEQDDAPPTTVENKDHKDGAAKEEEENEEDKEMTLEEFEKIREEQRKALLALKTEERKVEVDKDLQSLQPLSTKKANDEVFIKLGSDKEKKKESTERDERAKKSLSINEFLKPAEGERYYGGRGRGRGRGEGRGDRGGFRGGFGGGYQRGQAAAPSIEDQSQFPTLGGK; from the exons atgacgTCCCTCAACCAGTTCGATCTCCTTGGAGACGTCGACAACGACGACCCCTCGCAGCTGCTTgctgcggcggcggccgcggcggcgaagAAGGCCCAGGCGAATAAGACGGAGGCAGCGCCTGCTGGAAAGGCGGCCCAGACTGCGGCGGCGGCCAAGTTGCCGACAAAATCTGCTCCCCCGGCGCAGGCTG GGAGGGATGCGAGGAGCGGAGGCCCACCATCACGTGGAGGATTTGGCCGTGGTGAACCTGGCCGCGGCAGAGGTGGCGGCCGATACGGCCAGAACCGTGACTTTGGCAGTGAGAACACGAATGGCTACCAGGGAGGTTATGGTGGGGTAGGTTCTGGAGATGGCGCTGTAACTGGAGGCGGGGATGGGGAGAGAGGCCCTCGACCATACCGTGGAGGCGGTGGTAGACGTGGTGGTTACCGCAACGGTGAGTTTGGTGATGACTCTGAGAGACCACCTCGGAGAAACTATGAGCGCCACAGCGGGACTGGTCGTGGCCAAGGGATGAAACGCGATGGTGCAGGTCGTGGAAACTGGGGATCTTCCACTGATGAAGGTCTTGCACA GGAAACTGATGAAGCTCTTAAAATTGAGGACAATGCTCCCATCGCTGAGAAGCAGGGTGAGCAGGATGATGCTCCTCCAACAACAGTGGAGAACAAAGACCACAAGGATGGTGCTgcaaaggaggaggaagagaaTGAAGAGGATAAG GAGATGACTCTAGAGGAGTTTGAGAAAATAAGGGAGGAACAGCGGAAAGCACTACTAGCATTGAAGACTGAAGAAAGAAAGGTTGAAGTTGACAAGGACCTGCAGTCTCTGCAGCCACTGTCTACCAAGAAAGCCAATGATGAGGTTTTCATTAAATTG GGTTCtgacaaggagaagaagaaggaaagtacTGAGCGTGATGAACGTGCCAAGAAG TCTCTTAGCATCAACGAGTTCCTCAAGCCTGCCGAGGGAGAACGGTACTACGGCGGCCGTGGTCGTGGAAGGGGCCGCGGTGAGGGCCGTGGAGACCGCGGCGGTTTCAGGGGCGGGTTCGGAGGAGGATACCAGCGCGGGCAGGCGGCCGCGCCATCCATCGAAGATCAGTCACAGTTCCCGACCCTGGGCGGGAAGTGA